A region of the Sideroxydans lithotrophicus ES-1 genome:
AGATTCATCCTCTTGGATATCTCCTTGTTCGCCAACCCCGATGCAAGATAGGTCAGCACTTCGAGTTGCCTGGACGTGAGGCCGAACTTGGCTGCGCGCTGCGAGCGCTTGCTCGACAAGGATTCGCCCTGGTCGACGTTGTTCACTGCCTGCTGCAACAGTTGCGGCGGCAGGTAGACGCCGCCCTCGAGCACCATGCGCAATGCCGACAGCATGATCTTGCTCGACGACATCTTGGAGATGAATCCCATCGCCCCGGATTCCATCACGCTTTCGATGTCGTCGCGATGATCCGAACCGGAAACGACCACCAGCGGGATATCGGGGTGGCGCAGGTGGAAGAACTGGATGGAGGGCACGCCTTCGCTGCCAGGCATGTTCAGATCGAGCAGCGCCAGGTCGACATCGGGGTTGTCATGCACCAGCTGCAATGCATCCTGGAAATTCCCGGAATCCAGTATCTCGACTTCGTCGGCCAGTTGCTGCAAAACATAGCGCATGCCATCGCGAAACAAGGCGTGATCATCCGCCATCAGCACTTTTATTTTCATCTTTTACCTCTCGGTCCCTGAGCACCCGTAATCATACCACTCCAGGCAAGGGCTTCTAGCCTTCCCCGTGCAAGGCGGAATACATCATCGCCCGCAGCCGCATGGGCGCAATCGGCTTGTGCAGCAGGATCGCCCCGCTATCGTGTATCTCATGCAAGGTATCGCTGGCCGTATCGCCGGTCAGCACGACCGCCGGCAATTCACTGCCCCATTGCTCCCGCATCTGCCTGATGACCCGGATGGCGGTCGTGCCGCGGGGAAGCCGGTAATCGCATATCAGCAAGCCAGGCTGCAGTCCGGCGATATCCAGCTTGCGTATCACGTCCTCGAAAAACTCGCCCGCAACCACCCTGCACCCCCATTGCTCCAGGAGGTTGACCGTCATTTCGCGTATGTCCTGGTCGTCTTCCACCAGCGCCACCACACTGCCGCTCAGATCGTACTGGGAATGCGAGATGACAAAGGGCTGCGCCAGGTTTTCGGGATCGCCCATCGGCACCTCGAAACTGAACACCGAGCCGACCCCCGGCTCGGAGCTGACCCGGACCTTGCATTCCAGCAGTTGCTCGATCCGGCGCACGATGGCCAGACCCAGCCCCAGGCCTTTGCGGCGGTCGCGGTGCGGGTTGTCCGCCTGATAGTATTCCTCGAAGATATGCGGCAACGTTTCGGCCCGTATACCGATGCCGGTATCGGCGATGTCCAGACCGACCTTGCCCAGCATGCAGATGCAGCGCACGGTGACGCCGCCGCTGTCGCTATAACGTATGGCATTGGAAATGAGGTTGCGCAGCATGCGTTCGAGCAGGAATGGATCGCTACGGACCACCACATCGCAGATATTTTGCGGGCCGCATGTTCTCCCCGTGCATACGGGCAGTTCGAAGCTCAATCCTTTCGCCTGGGCGAGCGGCGCAAAATCGCCATACAGACGGTCGAACAGGTCGCCCAGCAGGAAATGCTGCATGCGCGGTTCCACGATGCCTGCATCCAGCCGCGAGACATCCAGCAGGTCGTCGAACATGTCGACCAGCGCATTGACCGATTTGCCGATCTGACCGGCCAGACGGACTGTCTCTTTCTCCCTGGCGGTATCCTGCAAGGCGTCGGAAAACAAGCGCAAGGCCTGCAAAGGCTGGCGCAGATCATGGCTGGCGGTGGCCAGGAATCTTGATTTGGCATGATTGGCCTGCTCTGCCGCCAGGCGCGACGCTTCCGCGTCCCGTTTCCGTTCCAGCAATGCGCCGACCAGAATCTCGTTCTCGAACCTGCGCCGTTGCGACTGCTCGAAGGTGCGGATCAGTTCCAGCGCCGATTTGAGTACGAAAGCGCAAAACATGCCCAGCATCACGAACAATATCCAGTGCGTCGTGTCGTTTTCCCATGCCAGCCTGCCCAGCAGGGGCAGGATCGTGCCGATCAGGTAGATGAACATCGAAGGAGGATGGAAGGGATTGCTGGTGGCTGCGCCCGCGGACAGTCCCATCACCACGCAAATCATCAGGGCCTGGTAAGCCAGATCACCCGGGACAAACATAAGCACACCGGCGCTGCCCCAGGCGAGCGCGATCATCGCCGTCAATCTCCTGAACATGCGATCCCAGTAGCGGTTCTGGACTACACTCTTGGTCAGTGCGCGATGCCGATGCCAGAAAAAGTATTCAATCCCATGTACGCAATAGACCGCTGCCAACCAGGCCTGCAAAACTTCATGCGATATCTTGCCCCACATCAGCATCACCAATAGCGGGGCCAGGGCGAGTTGCGACACGACCATCAACGGATAGCTGTCGAGGCGGGCGCGAATCTGCTCCGAACGGATCGGAAGATTTATTTCGTCTATCTCGAAGCGCAGCAGATCGGCCAGCGGATTCATTTGAACGAAAGCAGTATCCTGACGTCCTGCACCCATGAATCCGAATGTTGCCAGAAGGGCGACAACAGGATCGGCCGCCCTCTGGGGGAGATGAAATATGTCCCGGCGGAATGATCCAGATCGTAGCCGCCGTCCTTGTTCATGTGTTTCTCGTAGGTCACACCGAAGGCTTTCGCCGCTTGCGCAGTCTCTGCACTGTCTCCATACAGACCCTTGAAAGTGGGGTAGAACGCAGCCGGATATTTCGCCAGCAACTCGGGCGTATCGCGCTGCGGATCGAGCGTGACAAACAATACCTGTACCCTGTCGGCGTCCTTGCCCAGCAATTTCATCATGTGTGCCAGTTCGGCCAGCGTGGTCGGACATATCTGCGGACAGTGGGTATAGCCGAAGAACAGCGCCACCACCTTGCCGCGATAGTCGGCCAGGCTGACCGGCTTGCCGGTCGCATCCTTGAGGTGGAAATCCGCATGCGCGTATTTTGCAGTCACGTCGCCGGCCTGAAAAGGCGAAGGCAGCGATTGCTCGCCACAGGAGGCAAGCAACGGGAACAACAGGCACAGCAACAAGTTACGCAGGGACATGGCAGCTACCGCTCCATCCATTGATATAAAACGTGTACCCGACCTTGAACAGGCCATACACCCCGAACAACGCCACCAGCAGCCCTGCCGCCATTCTCACGCGCGGCGATTGCACCCAGCCCTTGATGCTTTCCCAGAACAGGCCGATCGCCAGCAGGTTGGGCAACGTGCCCAAACCGAATGCAAGCAGGATCAGCGCGCCCTTGACCGCGCTGGCGCTCGCCAATGCAGTAAGCAGCACGCTATATACTAACCCACACGGCAACCAGCCCCACAGGACACCCAACCCAAGCGCACGCGGCACCGTATTCACCGGCAGCAACCTGGTCGTAAATGGCTGCAGGCGCTTCCACAGCCCCCCGCCCAAGCGCTCCAACCGTCGCACCGCGCCCCATACGCCGGCGAGATACAAACCCAGCGCGATGAGCATCAGGCTCGACAGCGCAAACAACAGATGCTGCACAGGAACGGCATCGCGCATCAACAGACCGGCCTGGCCTATCGCCCCCACCAGTGCGCCCGCCACCGCATAGCTCGCGATGCGTCCGCTGCTGTATGCCAGATGGAACGGCCAGCGCGGTCTTGCTTTGGGTACCTGGGTGGTAAATATGCCGACGATGCTGCCGCACATGCCGAGGCAATGCACACCACCGAGCAGACCGACCAGGAACACCGCGATGAGACTGAATT
Encoded here:
- a CDS encoding SCO family protein, translated to MSLRNLLLCLLFPLLASCGEQSLPSPFQAGDVTAKYAHADFHLKDATGKPVSLADYRGKVVALFFGYTHCPQICPTTLAELAHMMKLLGKDADRVQVLFVTLDPQRDTPELLAKYPAAFYPTFKGLYGDSAETAQAAKAFGVTYEKHMNKDGGYDLDHSAGTYFISPRGRPILLSPFWQHSDSWVQDVRILLSFK
- a CDS encoding response regulator, whose translation is MKIKVLMADDHALFRDGMRYVLQQLADEVEILDSGNFQDALQLVHDNPDVDLALLDLNMPGSEGVPSIQFFHLRHPDIPLVVVSGSDHRDDIESVMESGAMGFISKMSSSKIMLSALRMVLEGGVYLPPQLLQQAVNNVDQGESLSSKRSQRAAKFGLTSRQLEVLTYLASGLANKEISKRMNLAEGTVKIHTAAVYQALHANSRLEAVSAARRLGFLPPAPNDTEGN
- a CDS encoding ATP-binding response regulator, translated to MNPLADLLRFEIDEINLPIRSEQIRARLDSYPLMVVSQLALAPLLVMLMWGKISHEVLQAWLAAVYCVHGIEYFFWHRHRALTKSVVQNRYWDRMFRRLTAMIALAWGSAGVLMFVPGDLAYQALMICVVMGLSAGAATSNPFHPPSMFIYLIGTILPLLGRLAWENDTTHWILFVMLGMFCAFVLKSALELIRTFEQSQRRRFENEILVGALLERKRDAEASRLAAEQANHAKSRFLATASHDLRQPLQALRLFSDALQDTAREKETVRLAGQIGKSVNALVDMFDDLLDVSRLDAGIVEPRMQHFLLGDLFDRLYGDFAPLAQAKGLSFELPVCTGRTCGPQNICDVVVRSDPFLLERMLRNLISNAIRYSDSGGVTVRCICMLGKVGLDIADTGIGIRAETLPHIFEEYYQADNPHRDRRKGLGLGLAIVRRIEQLLECKVRVSSEPGVGSVFSFEVPMGDPENLAQPFVISHSQYDLSGSVVALVEDDQDIREMTVNLLEQWGCRVVAGEFFEDVIRKLDIAGLQPGLLICDYRLPRGTTAIRVIRQMREQWGSELPAVVLTGDTASDTLHEIHDSGAILLHKPIAPMRLRAMMYSALHGEG
- a CDS encoding sulfite exporter TauE/SafE family protein, whose protein sequence is MVEFSLIAVFLVGLLGGVHCLGMCGSIVGIFTTQVPKARPRWPFHLAYSSGRIASYAVAGALVGAIGQAGLLMRDAVPVQHLLFALSSLMLIALGLYLAGVWGAVRRLERLGGGLWKRLQPFTTRLLPVNTVPRALGLGVLWGWLPCGLVYSVLLTALASASAVKGALILLAFGLGTLPNLLAIGLFWESIKGWVQSPRVRMAAGLLVALFGVYGLFKVGYTFYINGWSGSCHVPA